ATCCGAAGCGCTTCACACATTACAAAGAAATATTCATTGGCCACACGCCGGTAACACGCATCGGGGAAACGGTGCCCGTGCAAAAAGCCAATATCTGGAATGTGGATACCGGTGCGGCTTTTAAAGGCCCGCTGACTATTATGGATACCGGAACTAAGGAATACTGGCAGAGCGACCCCGTACATGAACTGTATCCGGACGAGAAAGGGAGAAACTAAACGCACTATTATTACAGCATGTAAGCCTTGACAGATGTTATCTTTTAGTTAAAAAGAAAAACATAAAATACAGCAGCGACTGGTAAATCATTAACTTAGTATAAATACTGATTAATGATTTCTTTCGAGCACTATACTACCATCCGGAAACATACAGAATACATTTGCAGTTTTCTGCAGACGGAAGACTATGTGCCGCAGCCTGTCCCTTTTGTGAGCCCGCCCAAGTGGCACCTTGCCCACAGCACCTGGTTTTTTGAAGAATTCATACTAAAAAAGTACTTCGACGGCTATGCGGAATTTGATAGTGACTTTGGCTTCCTGTTCAACAGTTACTACAATACGATAGGCAAAAGAGTGTTGCGTGCCCAACGGGGCAATATTACCCGTCCCGGTATCGACAGAATATATGAGTACCGGCAGTATATAGACAGCCACATGGAAATTATCATCCAGCTTAAAAGCGGCGACCCCGAATTTCGAAATACGCTTGCGCTCGGCCTTAACCATGAACAGCAGCACCAGGAATTGCTTGTAACCGACATCAAATATATCCTTGGCCACAACCCAATATTCCCTGTATATAATGAAGCAATTGACTGGGAATCGGTGCGGGAAGAAAACACCGGCTTTATCTCTGTTCCGGAAGGGATGTATGACATTGGCCACACGGGCGAAGGGTTCAGCTTTGACAATGAACATGGTACGCACAGGGTTTTCCTTGATGCCTTTGAAATTTCTGCACAGCTCGTCACCAACAGTGAATATATGGAGTTTATGGAAGCCGGCGGCTATGCCAACTTTAACTACTGGCTGGACGAAGGCTGGAGCTGGGTTTTACAAAATGATATCCACGCGCCGTTATACTGGCACAGCATCGACGGGGAGTGGCATCACTATACCCTCCGTGGGCTTGAAAAAGTAGACCCAGATGCAATGCTTACGCATATCAGCTTTTATGAAGCTGCGGCTTATGCCGAATGGAAACGAATGCGCCTGCCTACCGAGTTTGAATGGGAAGCCGCATCTTCTCAATTCAATTGGGGGAAGCGTTGGGAATGGACCCACAGCGCCTACCTGCCTTATCCACGGTTCCGGAAGCCTGAAGGCGCCATAGGCGAGTACAATGGCAAGTTCATGATCAACCAGATGGTGCTTCGGGGATCATCCTGCGCCACCCCGCAGGGCCACAGCCGCAACACCTACCGTAATTTTTTTCATCCTGACGAACGCTGGCAGTTTACCGGCATCCGTCTCGTAAAACTGTAGCATTATTATGAAAACCAAAACATTAGTAGATCCATTTGCCGAAGATGTAACAAAAGGGCTTACCGAAAACCCGAAATCCCTGCCGTCAAAGTATTTTTATGATGACAGGGGAAGCCGCATTTTCATGGAGATAATGGCAATGCCTGAATACTACCCTACCGGGTGCGAATTTGAGATACTGCTACAGCAATCTCCTGCGATCGTAAACAAACTGCCTTTTACGGTCCCTTTCAATATCATTGAATTCGGTTCCGGCGATGGTATGAAAACAAAACATTTGCTCAAAGCCTTTACAGAACAGGGTGCGCCATTTACGTATATCCCTATAGATATTTCACAGGAAGCCATCGATGCGCTCGAAGCCAATATCAACCAGGCTTTGCCGGGAATAGACATGCAGCCGCAAACAGGTGACTATTTTGAGGCGCTAACCGGTATTGACAGCGAAAAACCCGCACTGTTCCTGTTTTTGGGTGGCAACATTGGCAATTATAAAGATGCCGATGCTATAGCGCTACTGGAAAGATTTCACGCGCAAATGAAGACAGGCGATATGCTGCTGATGGGAATGGACCTTCAAAAAAACCCGAGGATTATACAGAAAGCGTATGACGATCCGCATGGCGTGACACGTGCATTCAATATGAACCTACTAACGCGGATAAACAGGGAGCTTGATGCCGATATCAACCTGGACCAGTTTGATTTTTACTGTGACTACAATCCGCAAAGCGGGGAAGTGAACAGTTATCTTGTGAGCCTGAAAAAACAGCATGTGCACAGCGCTTTACTCAACACTACTTTTTATTTTGAGAAGGACGAGCTGGTATGGACAGAGCTTTCCAAAAAATATACTTTAGCCGGTATTAGCGCCCTTGCACAATCTGCAGGTTTTGCTGTAGCCCATAACTTTATGGATTGCAGGCATTATTTTACTGACAGCTTGTGGATAAAATAAAAGGCTGCCCTTGCGGACAGCCTCTTACTTATGAAGCATTCTTTTCTTTTTTGCTTTTGGCTTCCTTCTTTTTGGACTTTTTTTCCAGGTTTTTCTTGTCCTTTACCCTTTTGATGTGGCCGTCCATCGCTTCCATGAAATAAGTATTCATGGCCGATCTCTTTGCATCGGTGTAATAGTCGATGGCAGTGCTGTACATTTCGTACTTCTCATACAATACACCGGACAGGTACGCAAGCCTCGCCCTATCGGCTCCCGGCACTTTTTTACCAAGGTCGATGATCTTTAGGGCTTCGTCGATCCTGTTCCTGTTGATGAGCATAGAAGCATACTGATAGTAAGCAGGAAGGTACTCGTTATCGAGGTACAGCGTCATCCTGTAATAGAATTCCGCCTGCTTATAATCCTCCAGCTGCTCTTCGTATATTTTGCCCATAAGGAACTGCGCGCCGGTATGCTCGCTGTCGGCAGCGATGACGTATTGCAGCTTCTCGATGCATTCTTCCACATTGTAAGGGTAATTGTCCCTTGCCTGGATGTACATCACTTCGTAGGTGTTAATTCCCATTGTTATTGTTTTTTATAACCTGCAAGGTTTTTTCCAACCCTGTAGGTTTGATTATTTTAATTCATTTCTCCAGCATGAGTGAAGCTCTTCCCCTCCTCTGGAGGGGTGGCGGAGCCGGGGGTGGTTTATACATAATTTAACCACCCCTCCCTTCGGGCACCCCTCCAAAGGAGGGGAAGCGAGGACAATCACCCCCTGTCCATCCTCACGATCTTTGGCAGGAAAGTGCCCACAACATCCACGAGTTCCGTTTGGTGTGCCATTACCTTCTTAATGTCCTTGTAGGCCATAGGCGCTTCATCCAGGCCTGCGCCAAGAAGTGTCACGCCGTGATCCTTTAACACTTTTTTGAGCTCGCTTTGTGTGACGGATCGTTTGGCATCGGTGCGCGACATTTGCCTTCCTGCTCCATGTGAAGCCGAATTTAGTGATAACGGGTTGCCTTTTCCCTTTACAATGTAACCCGGT
Above is a genomic segment from Flavobacterium album containing:
- the egtB gene encoding ergothioneine biosynthesis protein EgtB; amino-acid sequence: MISFEHYTTIRKHTEYICSFLQTEDYVPQPVPFVSPPKWHLAHSTWFFEEFILKKYFDGYAEFDSDFGFLFNSYYNTIGKRVLRAQRGNITRPGIDRIYEYRQYIDSHMEIIIQLKSGDPEFRNTLALGLNHEQQHQELLVTDIKYILGHNPIFPVYNEAIDWESVREENTGFISVPEGMYDIGHTGEGFSFDNEHGTHRVFLDAFEISAQLVTNSEYMEFMEAGGYANFNYWLDEGWSWVLQNDIHAPLYWHSIDGEWHHYTLRGLEKVDPDAMLTHISFYEAAAYAEWKRMRLPTEFEWEAASSQFNWGKRWEWTHSAYLPYPRFRKPEGAIGEYNGKFMINQMVLRGSSCATPQGHSRNTYRNFFHPDERWQFTGIRLVKL
- the egtD gene encoding L-histidine N(alpha)-methyltransferase; the protein is MKTKTLVDPFAEDVTKGLTENPKSLPSKYFYDDRGSRIFMEIMAMPEYYPTGCEFEILLQQSPAIVNKLPFTVPFNIIEFGSGDGMKTKHLLKAFTEQGAPFTYIPIDISQEAIDALEANINQALPGIDMQPQTGDYFEALTGIDSEKPALFLFLGGNIGNYKDADAIALLERFHAQMKTGDMLLMGMDLQKNPRIIQKAYDDPHGVTRAFNMNLLTRINRELDADINLDQFDFYCDYNPQSGEVNSYLVSLKKQHVHSALLNTTFYFEKDELVWTELSKKYTLAGISALAQSAGFAVAHNFMDCRHYFTDSLWIK